The Chroicocephalus ridibundus chromosome 8, bChrRid1.1, whole genome shotgun sequence genome includes the window tatataaacaattgcattttaaaaacattcttgtcctacaaaaataaagtgaaaaaacaaattcacagaagtttaaataaataatctcAAACGTACACATTTATCAGAAGCAACTTGAACCCAGCCAAACCCAGCAGGCTGGGTCACAGGTAAGTGACTGTTGAAATGTGGCTGCAGAGTACAAAATGCAGAGTGAACATGATTCTTTCCTGAAGCAGTGTATAACTTAACTCAAGTGACACAGTCTGAAGAATTCCTCTTCACCTACCCCAGAGTATCTAGATCTGTCCAGGCTTGTCTCCCTTTAACTCTAAAGCTAAACACTTTTCTTTGTTAATGGCAGAAGGGCACTCTGAAGAAGCGTGTTCTAAAGATGGATCTGAATGACAATTACATGTTTAACAAGCATCCAAGTAGTTTTCACGTATTAGCATATACAGTACTGACACCTTTTTAATACAAGGTTGTTGAAGTTTTTCCCTTCTTCGTGCTTCaaatagaaaaagaggaaaacaaatgcccTTCTTTCTCCCAGAGCATTCATACCAAAGACCACCTAAAAACCAGGCACTGGTATTGATCGCAATTCAGCTACTCACACTAACTACAAACGCACACAGCAGAAGGTAATCAGTGTCTCTAAACAAATCAACAGAAACAGAAGTCACAGTCAAACTATGCTACTGCCATAGCCATTACAATGCATAAGGCTCTACACATGTCTGAGAGATTCAGATGAAATACAAAACTTGAGTCCTTTTCCACAAGTAGTCAAGGAATTTTGGGCTGGggcacagaataccaggttgctGCTCTATTCCAGTCTgaagtgacttttttctttttccctacagTTCCCCAGCTGTTTTTATGGGAAGATCATCTTCTACATTTCCtctctagaaattaaaaaaaagatacccTTATATGCAAGGTTTGAAGTGCTGCTACAAGATCCTGCGTAACTTCTTACGTGCCCAGATGAGAACAGGTATTTTGGTACTGGATCAGGACAGGTATGTCCAGGAGATTTTGTGCTAGCTAGCCAGTTTTAATTAAGCTTAAGTCACTTACTTAAAATGCCTCTGTTTATAAGTTAGAAACAAAACATTATCCCTCCTTCCCCCAATAAATAGAACTGTAAGTAACAAGTATGGCTTGTGTACTTAGACAGAGGTTACCTTCAAGTCTCAGAGCCTTGAAGTTTTGCTAGATCTATTCTGTGTTCATTTCTCTACCGTGTCTGTTTACACAGCTTCTCAATTTTCACTATTTCCCCAATAATCTCTGTGTCTTGGGTACACAAAGCTATACTATAGTCACATCCTTAACTAAAGCTATACTGTCCGTTTGTCCTTAAAGTGACAGAGATTAAAGTTATACTATCAAGTAGACCAGAAGATTACAGCTATGAAAACAATACCAGTACTTTGGACTAAGTTTAAGACCTCCCCAAACTTGCATGATAAAACATCTCTATCAAAACACAAGCAGCCTTGTACTGCAGCCTGAGAGTCAGTTATTTCTACGCTCACTACCTTATTATCATCCTTTTATACAAACAATACTTATGTGACATATGCTTCAAAACCAAGTAAGATGCAACAGAAGTTCTactttctttaaataattaaattagtaAGTATAATGCCACATGAAAGCAGATTTACACATAAAAAACAAACATAAGTTACTATACAAAGTGCCTTATTTGCAATAAGGGAGAGGTAGTATCAACCATAAATGCAATGCATTTTCTGACCTTAAATAAATGAGTCTCaagtataatcttttttttataatcttGGAGTGCTTATACTGAAGTTATCTTTTTTGGCAGTTTTCATTACGtcaattttttttgtacttttagtTCAGTTGCCTATTTTCAAGTTTAAGACTTTGCTGAGGCAATAACTTGCTTTTGTAGTGTTATGTGACCTACcaagtgaaaacacagaaaaaaaaaatcccaaaacaccACCAACACCTTTTATCAAGtattaaaacaacattaaaaaagaagttggaaCCTTTATCCACTTTGGAATACATAGTTCTGTTACAGAAGAATTTTAACAAGGGATTCACCACTGCAGAGCTCAAGCACAGAAAATCCCTTTTGTAAACGGAAGCCTTACCCGACTAAGGAATCTAGGGCAAGCCCCACAACGAAGATGctcaagtttttttgtttgttttgaaacactTTAAGCCATAAATAGAATAAATTAtatagttaaataaataaatggattttttttttttttacaactcaGCAGATCGCTCTTTCAGTAGTAGTGTGGGGTTGATATCTTCCATTGCTGTTTTTGAGGTACTAACATTAATAGTTGCCTCTGTGGGTTCAGGATTTAAGATGTGGAAGGCAGTGAAAGGACAGCCCTTCACATTGTTGCAGATGAGCTTCTGTAAGGAGGCAGTATTGATTATTTCAAAGCCCACTTTTCCACCGAAGGTGCTAGGCTTCCAGTACTCAGGGGAGCAGATCGCGTTTCCCATCAGTCCTTTCAGCGAGAACGGTGCTCCCATCTCCACCATTGTTTCACCAAAGATGGCACCTGGTCGTGGCTTTTCTACGAGAAGGCCTGGGTACAGCTCCATAGCATCAATGTCTCCATACAGCTCTTCCAGTTCagctgccatttctttttctcctgtaattATTGATGAGTAAAAACCGTAAgtggaaaaatcttattttcattgcAAGACTATCCTGTTCAAGCATTGCAGGGCTCCATcagttattttaagaaaaatgtctttttttgttagAAAGGATGAAAATTGTTACCTGTAAGTTCTTCAAATGATTTGAACGGTTTCAACATGAAGCGTTTCCTGTACTCATTCAAGGACTGGTATCTCATTTGTCTGCTTTGGTCAATCGAAGCCTTTGCTACCTTCTGTACTGCAGCAGGAACGTTTTTCCCACCAGCAACCTATTTAACAGAAGATGAAAAGTAGTAAGAACTCCTGGTAAGAGGCACGAGGAAGTTGTGCCTTTGTAATATATGATTTATTCTACCTTGTCCCACTCCCCATTTATGTCTCTGCTGGTTCACTAGCAACTTCAGAAAGTACCTACCCTGCCAGCACTTTGCTTGGAGAAAGACTTCACCATATGGGAAAGGCCGTGTTCCAGCATTATGGAGTTGTTGTAGAGGAACTGCTGGAAAGTGTACTCCTGGTCATGTATCTGGAAAGTGTCAGGCAGAAGTGGATGCCAGTGGTAGAGAGTATTGAACTCAGCTGCAATTCGGTTCTGGTATTGAAATCGCTGGTTGAACAGCAGCTCAGGATCAAACTTGAGTTTGAAGTGGTAGCCGCTCAAGTGCTGTACATAGTCCTCAATAACAATCTTGATTGTCTCTCCTGTTGGTGAATGAAACAAGAGAAAATATTGGTACTGGTTCCCTGAGAAACTTTAGATGGTTACCCTGCTCTGAGAGAAAATACCATTTCTGAACTGTTCTAAATAAATACTACAGTGATCAGGATAACAAGCACTTCAACATTCTGTAATCTCCTTTAGAAAATAATTCATATATTTTACGCAACTAAGTGGTGGAACACTACATAAGATCCCAGGAGTTTTTGGCTGTGGTAGAAAAGTGTCTTCTATAGCCTGCTTCCCCCCTCAAGATACGCTTCCTTGTATGATCCACAGAACAGCACACATCGGTATCTACATTGTGTTCATTTATACAACATTCTCTAGGACAGAGGCAGGGGATAATGACAAAAGTTGGTATCTGAAGGGAACTCTCAGTTTCTGAGCTGCTTAATACAGTTGTCTTGGTTTCTTGTTTCAGTCAGTTTGGGCAAGGTCTTTTTAAGCATCACCATTTACATAAGATGAAATACCACTGAACAATTAGACAGGAGAAGTATTAAGAATTATGTTTTATGTGGCTTCCTGAACTTTAGGCTTAATCACAGCCTTTCTCTTAAAGCATACCTGAACTGACCCAACCCTAGGGGAAGACAACCCCACAAGATCTGAGAGTCTGAGGTCATCCAGCCTCACATGCTTTCTCTCTGAGAAATGAACCTTCACTTCCTGCCTTTTCACTGCTTTCAGTTGTTTCCCTTAGATAAGGGAATTAAATATCACTTAGCTCGGTTTTCTTTAGTTCTGTCTTTAACACAGCTGGGAGGAAGCTGTATCTCAATACAATCTCAGTGGCAGGCCACAAAGGCTCAGATGTACACCCTCACATGCCAATTTAAGTAATAGCTTTCCCTCTTACTACACCTACTGCAACTGCAGCAGATAAAGGGTAGAAGCGTCACACTCAAGAGGAGGTTAGAGCTGCATGTAGTAGAAGTGACTCACCTATCAATATGAGTCTAGTAGTTTGGAACAGCTGCTCATCATCCCACTCTGGATGCTCCTGTTTCAGGACGTCACAGACCCGGTTGTGTTCCCTCAGCCATATTGTAGCATACATCATCAGACCCGGGACCAAACCGAACACCTCCTGCCCAACAGAGAACTGCAAGTGTTCAGGTATGTGAGGAGGGTAGATCATCTCTGCCTGAGTGTCCTTCACTGTTGGTGGATACATTTCTCCGTCAATCATCTGCCGGGGTAGGGAGAAAGATATAAAGAACAAAAGTCATAAGCTATGATGCTTATGAGTCAAGCTGCATTGACTTTAGAACTGACTTTAGGCTTACACTTTAGATCAACTACACTATGCACAGAACACTAGTTTTAAGAAGTATGTGTCATCCAATAAGAAGGCAGGAATTTTGAGATAAGACATGCCTGGTATTTTAGCTTTCCATCTTTCAGAAGTCTCAGTTTAAGTTGTCTCTCCAGAGTCTCTCCATAAATATGGTTCAAGTCAACctgtaaaataaaagcatttggaaCATGAAGCCAACTtgcattttttgctattttaggATATGTCCTACTGCTATGAATAGTTCAGCCCTTAGATGTTTACCTTTTAATCATATTATTGTTACCTTGTAAGTATCATGCACTGATATTTAAAGATGAAGCCAAATTATTTCCTGGCACCTGGAGCCATCTCTACACAAAAGCAAGTTGTTAAATTGACCAGCAATTTACAAGGACCCTGTTTAAAGCACCGGCAGCTTTCTATTATGCAGATGGCTCTTTGTagatacaaatacattttatagCTTTGGTTTAGACATACACATTACACTTCTATTGAAGAACTCTTTGTCCAAAGGCTGCTCGTTTTGTAGATAAATATCCTAAATCCAAGTCtgcttttgaatttctttttaaacctaaGTCTCTTCAATTAGCAGCACATAAAATACTTTACAGGGCTGGATACAGCTCTTTGCAACTGACAGAAAGAGTCCACAGAAGTTCCAGATACTCGCTAAACTAACATGCTTTAGATGAAAGTAGGTTCttgggaataataataaaaaaaattagagatcACTGTGCAGATATTTTAAACAGAACCACATACTTTGCAGAAACGGTTCTGACCCAGGAAGAGATGCTATTGAGTGCTGGAATTTTGCCTCAAGAGAAGTTACAGAAGGGGTAAGCCCATCAGTTTGTGGCAAACAGTGCTGCACAGTATGTGCACCACGTTTGTGTACCCTGACAACCTGTAAGATACCATTCTAGCTGCTAAGTAGCTCCTCAGAACTAAACGCTGTATTCAAGTTACAGAGCTAACATCATACCCCATGGCCAAGAGCTTTGATGAAGCCAGGTCCTTTCTTGTGGTCCGTCTTGAAGAACTGATGAGTGAAGTGTTGGGCAAAGAACGTGAACATCACATTTGTGCCTTGTGGGTCAGGAATAAattttttccttagcaaaaaCTTCTCCACAATCAGTTTTGAATCTGGGAGCTCTTTCTTAcctgtgagaaaaagaaatagtgagATATTCAAGACAACTATGTTTACGCAACACTTAAATTTTGTTCCTAACAACAAAAAGGCTTAACACTTTCAATGTATTATTGAAGTATAGCAGCATACAAATAAGGGGAATTATCTGCTTTTCTATGCTTGCTTTCTTGATTTTACTAGGAACTTCTGAATTCCCTGTTTTTAGCATGTAACTCAATGAGAACCAGACTAGTTATCTTTTAGGTCTTTACACAGTGTATCCAAGACATGGCTATTCTTAAAGCCAACTACACTGAAAAGAAGTTACAGACAAGCAGCTTTCGTGGCATTTTATAAGAGGATAAGTAGAAATTCCTAGAATTATGCATTACACATTTGATTTAATCTTACCTTTAACACCCATTGGTGTTGGGCAGTCAAGTCCTACTGGTGGAAGACTTCTTGTGTAATAAGAAAGATTGGAATAAGCTTCCCAGCTTTTGTAATGATAATCACTATTGTAAGTTGGTGGGCTGTCAATCAAGTGTGATCTTGCTGAAAAAGAATAGcatatttgtggggtttttttaactgcacATTTTAGTCTCAAAAAGTAAATCACAAGGCCAGATCTCTTCCATATATTTTGGCAGCAGTTGCGTTCACAAATTCCACTCATATCAGCTACTGATATTAAATGGGATTACAGTTACTGAATAACAGGATTATCAACTGGATCCAACTATTAACATGAGCAATTTGGTGCAGAGTTTATGGTAGCAAAATCTTGGATTCTATTAGAAATTAgagcaaaatgcatttccatttcaATGGATGTTTCATAGAAGTCTGCACCATGCAGAAATCTTAAGTTTTGGTTAGAGTGTTTTTACCTTAGTGCATTTTAGCTTGCTAACTTTATATATGCACCAATCAAGTGCAATATTCTGGTGTCCTACAAGTAACTTCTGCCAATTAAGAGGACTAGATGAGAGAACTCATACTTACACGTTAATACATATCTCATAATAGTATCTCGTAAGAAGGGAATGTTGTTGACAATATTCCAGGCTCCTTTGAAGTGGGTGAGGATGTAGTGGACAGTATTTGGCGAAGGTTTCAATGTTAGCTTCAGCCACGTGAAGAATTCCGCTGTGAGCATCAATGGAAAGATTGTTGTAAATTAGCTATTGAGAGTACTCTGCAATCCCGGAACTGAATTCTCAAATTTcatttccatgttaaaaaaaaaaccaacccagagaTTTAAGATACTTACGTGTCGTACAGTTTTCCCCATAATATCCTGTCCTTGTGCAGTCACATTCGTACTGATTAAATCCTGTCGTCATGCATACTCCTCTGTTCTGACACGGGTTTGAGCAGCAAGGGTTGGCTAGAACGAACCCGAACACTCCGATTACCATCTTACACAGCTACAGTGGCATTCTCATCTCACTACGCTGACTTTTCAAACTTAAGTAGACAATCCCCTGAAGTTTAATGCTTATCAGGAAGACAGAGAGCGAGTTATCTGGTCACACGAGCCTTTGGGCTACTACAGGTAGGAATTACTAAGAAAAGCACAGGGACTTGTCTGTGTCTCCTGGCAGCCACGACCCTCCTCAGAGAGGCTGGATGACCTCACGCAGCCCCAGGGAGGCCTGGCACCTTTTTTACCATACATCAGCTATTCGGGAAATCACAAGAGAACACAGAACAcgaaaaaaatagtaataataacgaATTAATCCATTCCGCAtcggaaaagaagagaaaagaaaccccCACGCGTGGTGCGACTGGCGGCCACCGGCGGCGGGACGCGCTCCTGCCGCCGTGCGGGGCCGGAGGGGACTCACCTGCGTGGCCGGCAGCCAGCAGAGCGGCCAGCAGGGCGCAGGGCAGGATCATGGCCCGGCGGGGCTGTGCGGGGCTCTCGCTGCAGCTCATGCTCGGAGGGTACTCGGCGCCGAGAACCCAATGCCGCTCCCAGGTAGGCGCCCGCCTATTTATTCCTGGCGCCGTCTGTGACTCACCGCCGTCTCCGCCCGCCGCCGGAAGCTATCACGAAATGGGGGATTTCACTTTGCTTTCGCGCCGGCCCGCCCCTCCGCCGCTCCCACCTGCCGGGGGCCGCGGccctccgcccgcccccggcTGCCGTCACGCTGCGGCGGGGGGCGTGAGGTGGCGGCGGGCaagcggcggggccgcggctcttcccgccgggagccccggggggcgggcgctgaggggagcACCCGcccggggtggtgggggtgggatgggggggctgcggggacccccGTCCCGTTGGAGGCCCCCCCCCGGCGGCCTCGGGGAAGCGGAGGCGGAGGAgggccccgcagcgcccgggctcGTCCCGTTCCCCTCGGCGCCTCCTCAGGTCCGGGAGCCTCCCCGGGGCCTCTTGGCGGCGGCCCGTTGCGCCGAGGGAAGCCGGCGTGTGGGGGCTAGAGAGGGGCAAaaattacacacacacccccccgagCTTTCTGACCCCCCCAAACTACCCGTTTTCCAATTGATTTTCTCAAAATGCAGCTCGTTCCTgcacctgcctgccctggggctcTGCCGCCGTGGAAAACGcgcttttctgactgaaaaagcGTCATGAAAACTCGGCAGGAGTTTTCCTCTCTGCCCGGCCGAACAAATGAAATTAACCGGGCGCGAAGCGCGGTGCCATTTGTGCCCTGCTGGCCCTGGGTTCCCCCCTTTGTCCCACACAGCGCTGAGCGATGCTGGGAACGCGGGTTTGAGGTCGTTAATGTGGTCATTTTAATACGTTCATTAAAGAAGGAGTTGGAGAAATTTTTTCCTCCGCATGTGCGAAAGGGGGCTCACTGCACAGCACGTGTGTCGCAAGAGAATGTGCACAGAGGGGAGAAATGAATACTGGGCATATTTAGTTGTATTTCTGTACACTGGTGTTTCTGATGAGACCAAATCCTGTTATTAGGCATCATATTTTGACATGACCAGTGACTTTTCCCCAgtgcttttgctttaaaatgcccCCCATGGCTCTGCATAGTGCCTTTGTAAACAAATCTTTTGCTCATTTCCTTGCAGCGCAGATTTTGCCATTTGGGGGATGCTTTATCTTTTTGtcatagatttatttatttttaaatcagtacgGTGTACTACTATTTTTAAGCTTCGTTGCGTGTGGAAAATGTATTATGAAACAAGTAGGATGTAAAACAGTTGTGCAACTCTCTTGCAGCGTGATGCTGGGGGCTTGCTGCAGTCGGCCCCTCGCTTGCCCTTGAGTCAGCATTAAACAcaaaacggggagggggggaatccACTGCCCTTTCAATAAAAGTATCTTGTGAGGTTCAATGCTGGCCACCCTTAAATTGCGAATCAGTGACTCTCCAGAAAGTGGATTTGGTCCAGTTTAaacaaaatcttatttttgtcCCAGAAGAATTGCATTGTGGTGAGTGAATAATTTGTATACATCAGCAGTAGGTCATCCTACTGATGTTTTAGGGAATGTTTTACGGAATGGTGCACGAAAGTCTGTAATCGCGTGATTCTTCCAGCATAGGAAAAGGCATATATTATATAGTTACGTATTTGCACAGATATGCGTAAAGAAACGACTGGGTTGAAGCGGCGGATGGCTGTTGAGGGCCTGATGCTGCGTGAACCATGGGTCACGGCAGGTTGTGGCTACCTGCAAGGCTTGTAGCTGTCATTCAGCCTTACCAGGTGTGAAAGGGGGATGTTTTGTTCCCGCATTACGAGCTGTCATGAGCCAAATGGACTAATTATGAAGCACTGGTAATGTCCAGCAAAACAGGGTATAGAAAGGGACGCATGGTACACACAATGCTGTAGGTCAAGGCTCTGTCTTCATAGGTTTTATATGTCCATTTTACACTGATCTTATTCTGTCTCACAAAGCTTTCATTGATGCTATGAGATAGTAAGACTTTACTGAAAACACTAGGCGAGTGAGATGTTACATTTTAATAAGGTACACAGGAAAATGTAAATCCAGAAAATGTTTCTAGGGTGTAGAACCAGCAATGTTAAGGGGAAGACTGAACTAATTGTGTGCAGCTAGAGAATCACCCCTAACATGATAATATGAAGCTAACTGTGCTGTGATTTGGAGGACCCTGGGGATATAGGTAGCTGATATTGCTTCAAGTTTTCAATTCTTATAAATAACCAACGTGCAAACTGAGCAACAGGGCAGAACTTCAGCCTTGGCAGAGGACGCTTCTCCTTGGGAACCTACTCCCATGTTTGCACTGACTCCTGAAAATCCAGGGCAAATGCTATTGTTctaataataatgatttttctgaGATGGCATTTCTGTGGAAGGGAGATTGGGGCTTTTGCAGCTGAAAAAACAGTCAGCACACTTCACCTTCCACCCTACCCGACGTGTGGTGTGATGGGAGCTCTCTGTGAGTCTGTTTTCAGCTGGGGAAAGTCACTTGCGTGCCTGATAACTGTGCTATAACGGAAAGGATTCTTCAGCTTTCCAAGATGATGGAAAATCAGGGAGATACGATAGTGCTGTTTTTTCTGAAGGAtgcccttccccacttgttgttTTGGGATTGTCTATAATAAAGAACTGGTTATATGTTGGAACaggaatttttcctaaaataGTTTGCTGTGGCAGGATTCGCCACCAGGTGGAGATTTTATGCACCAACTAACAAGtgttctgtctttttcttttcttttcttttcttttcttttcttttcttttcttttcttttcttttcttttcttttcttttcttttcttttcttttcttttcttttcttttcttttcttttcttttcttttcttttcttgcatataaacagtctttgtaaaaaaaaaaaagtattatttttacttctgcGATAGTTATTTTGAGTACCCTTTGGTCCAGATGAAAGCAGCCTGTGAAACAAAGCAGCTTCCTCAACCTCGAC containing:
- the PTGS2 gene encoding prostaglandin G/H synthase 2 — its product is MSCSESPAQPRRAMILPCALLAALLAAGHAANPCCSNPCQNRGVCMTTGFNQYECDCTRTGYYGENCTTPEFFTWLKLTLKPSPNTVHYILTHFKGAWNIVNNIPFLRDTIMRYVLTSRSHLIDSPPTYNSDYHYKSWEAYSNLSYYTRSLPPVGLDCPTPMGVKGKKELPDSKLIVEKFLLRKKFIPDPQGTNVMFTFFAQHFTHQFFKTDHKKGPGFIKALGHGVDLNHIYGETLERQLKLRLLKDGKLKYQMIDGEMYPPTVKDTQAEMIYPPHIPEHLQFSVGQEVFGLVPGLMMYATIWLREHNRVCDVLKQEHPEWDDEQLFQTTRLILIGETIKIVIEDYVQHLSGYHFKLKFDPELLFNQRFQYQNRIAAEFNTLYHWHPLLPDTFQIHDQEYTFQQFLYNNSIMLEHGLSHMVKSFSKQSAGRVAGGKNVPAAVQKVAKASIDQSRQMRYQSLNEYRKRFMLKPFKSFEELTGEKEMAAELEELYGDIDAMELYPGLLVEKPRPGAIFGETMVEMGAPFSLKGLMGNAICSPEYWKPSTFGGKVGFEIINTASLQKLICNNVKGCPFTAFHILNPEPTEATINVSTSKTAMEDINPTLLLKERSAEL